A window of Aythya fuligula isolate bAytFul2 chromosome 22, bAytFul2.pri, whole genome shotgun sequence contains these coding sequences:
- the SNX19 gene encoding sorting nexin-19 → MPSHGDSIPRRPRRRQLLALAAVLGWLLALRLLLDLRALGLLCGVLAAVGGWLGPRALSRPGWRLRLERFAGTLRPSPASPQAEEQLEREIAGTIRKVVRDFVSSWYRTVSAERAFEDEVEKAMAGLAAELRRRMGRVDRNVLARRLLLLCSHHLQSYLQACQALRDAPEGGRTLWQEYSRIAGTHPALRSPSAEVGYTRAAVEVLLQALVPQPHLETRTGRFVVVELVACNVLLPAVRKMADPDWINLLLVAAFSKKPREEEAPPAPPVPDCLSFAVQPDAAPAGLPPSPRATEVPGAAGEEGEVTASGLSRTEVPFLRPQALGSLFPCEGLELESPAPDPGQDVDLLAPSPAKECLDDTLPDTPAVLEGPDTSEDGVGDLEESNGTCVDAGLLPPSAFVLSSCPDIQIDPAVEKEEESPPVPRKSSSQRPCSLGRELGASEVPPQSPPDPGQTLPLISSSPTAPISTFSFEPLNSPDGPVVIQNLRITGTITAREHSGTGFHPYTLYTVKYETALEGDSTGSLQQMAYHTVNRRYREFLNLQTRLEEKPELRKFLKNIKGPKKLFPDLPFGNMDSDKVEARKSLLESFLKQLCAVPEIANSEEVQEFLALNTDARIAFVKKPFVVSRIDKIVVNAIVDTLKTAFPRSEPQSPTEDLSESEVDGKSQTDGKKANKSRLRFSSSKITPVLSVSEAHDRIVYSVREGSAASGTISLAAMESFIQKQEKLLEAVPSKAPESEGNREAKERPTQEDADRLGPSEPGVRPDTDTDSETALADLALDLLRLLLMDHWSWLCTEDIQKVFHLLFGTLIQRWLEVQVVNLTCTQRWVQYLQLLQESIWPGGVLPAVPKPARTEEQKKAAAEQALQSLMGILPDVIQEILGTSKCRMSWNLVLESLGHPVINRHLVFCLLDILLEFLVLKGSSNELETAAVAPSDSSGLEKAGISAH, encoded by the exons ATGCCGTCCCACGGGGATAGCATCCCACGGCGGCCGCGCCGTcggcagctgctggcactggcagcggtgctgggctggctgctggcgCTGCGCCTGCTGCTGGACCTGCGGGCATTGGGGTTGCTCTGCGGGGTGCTGGCGGCCGTGGGCGGCTGGCTGGGACCCCGCGCCCTGAGCCGGCCGGGCTGGCGGCTGAGGCTGGAGCGCTTTGCCGGCACCCTGCGACCCTCCCCGGCCAGCCCGCAAGccgaggagcagctggagcgGGAGATCGCCGGCACCATCCGCAAGGTGGTGCGGGATTTCGTCTCCTCCTGGTACCGCACCGTCAGCGCCGAGCGCGCCTTCGAGGACGAGGTGGAGAAAGCCATGGCCGGGCTGGCTGCCGAGCTGAGGCGGCGGATGGGACGGGTGGATCGCAATGTCCTGGCTCGAcgccttctcctcctctgcagccacCACCTGCAGAGCTACCTGCAGGCCTGCCAGGCCCTACGGGACGCCCCGGAGGGTGGCCGGACGCTGTGGCAGGAGTACAGCCGGATAGCGGGCACGCATCCAGCCCTCCGCAGCCCGTCGGCAGAGGTGGGCTACACCCGGGCCGctgtggaggtgctgctgcaggcgttggtgccccagccccacctgGAGACGCGGACGGGACGCTTCGTGGTGGTGGAGCTGGTGGCCTGCAACGTGCTGCTGCCCGCTGTCAGGAAGATGGCCGATCCCGACTGGATCAACCTGCTGCTCGTCGCGGCTTTCTCCAAGAAGCCCCGGGAAGAGGAGGCGCCCCCTGCGcccccagtgcctgactgcttgTCCTTTGCCGTGCAGCCAgatgcagctcctgcagggctgcccccTTCCCCGAGGGCCACGGAGGTGCCCGGGGCTGCTGGCGAGGAGGGAGAGGTCACGGCAAGCGGGTTGAGTCGCACAGAGGTGCCTTTCCTCCGCCCACAAGCCCTGGGCTCCCTGTTCCCTTGCGAGGGTTTGGAGCTGGAGTCCCCTGCACCTGATCCTGGCCAGGACGTGGACCTGCTGGCACCATCGCCCGCCAAGGAGTGTCTCGATGACACCCTCCCTGATACCCCTGCTGTGCTCGAGGGACCGGATACTTCAGAGGATGGTGTGGGGGACTTGGAGGAAAGCAATGGCACCTGCGTGGATGCTGGCCTGCTTCCTCCTTCTGCATTTGTTCTGAGCTCCTGCCCTGACATCCAAATTGATCCAGCagtggagaaggaggaggagagcccaCCTGTCCCCAGGAAATCCTCCTCACAGAGGCCCTGCAGCTTGGGGAGAGAACTGGGGGCATCAGAAGTGCCACCACAAAGTCCCCCAGACCCTGGGCAGACTCTTCCCCTGATCTCATCCTCCCCGACAGCTCCCATCAGCACCTTCAGCTTTGAGCCCCTCAACAGCCCCGACGGGCCGGTTGTCATCCAGAACCTGCGGATAACTGGGACCATCACTGCCCGGGAGCACAGCGGGACTGGCTTCCACCCCTACACCCTGTACACAGTCAAG TATGAGACAGCCCTGGAGGGTGacagcacaggcagccttcAGCAAATGGCCTACCACACCGTGAACCGCCGTTACCGGGAGTTCCTCAACCTCCAGACCAGACTGGAAGAGAAACCGGAGCTCCGCAAGTTCCTGAAAA ataTCAAAGGCCCAAAGAAACTGTTCCCTGATCTTCCATTTGGCAACATGGACAGCGATAAAGTGGAAGCCAGAAAAAGTCTGCTAGAATCTTTCTTGAAG CAACTGTGTGCAGTCCCTGAGATTGCCAACAGTGAGGAGGTGCAGGAGTTCCTCGCCCTGAACACTGATGCCAGAATCGCGTTCGTCAAGAAGCCCTTTGTTGTCTCCAGGATAGACAAG ATTGTTGTCAATGCCATTGTGGATACCTTGAAGACAGCGTTCCCCAGGTCAGAGCCCCAGAGCCCCACGGAGGATCTTAGCGAGTCTGAAGTGGATGGGAAATCTCAGACAGATGGGAAGAAGGCTAACAA gtCCAGGCTGAGGTTTTCATCCAGTAAAATCACTCCAGTGCTGAGTGTGAGTGAAGCCCATGACAGGATCGTGTACTCCGTGAGGGAGGGCAGCGCT GCCTCTGGCACCATATCGCTGGCTGCTATGGAGTCCTTCATCCAGAAAcaggagaagctgctggaggcagTCCCCAGCAAAGCTCCTGAGAGTGAGGGAAACAGAGAAGCTAAGGAACGCCCCACGCAGGAGGATGCAGACAGGCTGGGCCCGTCGGAACCGGGAGTACGTCCAGACACAGACACAG ACTCGGAGACAGCTTTGGCTGACCTGGCCCTGGACTTGCTGCGCCTGCTCCTGATGGATcactggagctggctctgcacGGAGGACATCCAGAAGGTCTTCCACCTGCTATTTGGGACCCTCATTCAAAG GTGGCTGGAGGTGCAGGTGGTGAACCTGACCTGCACCCAGCGCTGGGTCCAGtacctccagctgctgcaggaatcCATCTGGCCCGGAGGAGTTCTACCAGCCGTGCCTAAACCAGCCAGGacagaggagcagaagaaagcagcagcagagcaggcccTGCAGAGCCTGATGGGGATCTTGCCTG ATGTGATCCAAGAAATCCTTGGAACCAGTAAATGTCGCATGAGCTGGAACCTGGTGCTGGAGTCCCTGGGCCATCCTGTTATCAACAG GCACCTGGTTTTCTGCCTCTTGGACATTCTGCTGGAGTTCTTGGTTCTGAAGGGCTCCAGTAATGAGCTCGAGACCGCAGCTGTCGCGCCGTCTGACTCTAGTGGCCTGGAGAAAGCAGGCATTTCAGCACATTAA